ACTTTCAGTGAATAACCAAATGTTTGCAATTATTGTCATAAAATCTGTGCATCTATCAGGCATTTTGGCTGTTGATCAGACTAATTAAGCATCATTTCCAGTTCGAGTAATATATGATTGGCcccagtttttatttttgacattttatggtATAAATTgtgaaaatcaaagcaaaaattCTAGACATGATagattaatttaaaatgaaaactgcaAGCCTTCATAGTATTCcaataaagaaaaggaaatcatTTCTCAATATCTCAATTtgtaaaaatacaaagacaaaatgtttaaaagaaaaaaaaacaaccttggACACAATATGCAAGAAATGTATGAATGGTCTTAAATGTTGGTATTTCAGTCAGATGCATCATGTACCTGTGTTGACGGGCATTTGCGTGTAGTTTAACACTGCTGTATGGTGAGCTGGCTCTGCTGGTTGTAACATTGATATTGGCCACAATGGCTACAAAACAATCTTGTTCACAACATAATGTGTTTGTGAAGCTGTGGACCGCAGTCCTGATGTGCTATGAGTTTACTGTGAATGGACAAGTTCACTGGTGATGTACTGGCTGATAATGAATGGCGCAAGATGTTGAAGTGCATGATATTTCCTCCCACCTGtttgttcttcctgtttctATTTATTGAATAGTCTTTATTGTTGAAAGCAAATGTACTTGTGTTGATTTCATGATGTCAACATATGACTCTGCCTGAAAGACAAACTGATTAATAATGTATCAAAACATGTTGTACAGAGGTATTTATTTCAATCAGTAACCAGATTTGTCATAACTGAACCACAGTATTGTACATGAAATGTAATGTCAAGTGCTTACAACTTGTGCAGATGTTATCTGTTTTGATCTATGTTACACTAAAACCTACATTATCATAGCTGCTCTTATCCTGGTACAGATGATACCAAGCACAGAGCAGAAGTTATAGGTGAAATAAGGTCATAGTCGCTGCTTAGTGTGGAGCAGGAAGGATAAGAAGACTTTCATTCTGCATAATATTATTGACAGATCCTCTTTTTAATCAACAGTTCATAATGAAAAAATCCAAAGTCTTTCACTAATGGCTTATCTacaaacagcaggacagacaatATTATTGGTTTACGTAGCATTAGATAGGATTAATTAAGGGGTAATTTGTGGCAGATCATTTTAGTACACATGCACCATCCCATAGAGGAAAGTCCAGAACAGGACGTAAGTGAAAAGGCCTCCAACAAGACCTCCGGTGAAGAGCAGCCGCCTTGATTTAAAGAACTTGTTCCATCGCCGTCCAGCCTTGAGAATGAGCAACAGGGACAGGAGAAAAGcggagaggaaataaaaaataaagccaTAGAGTCCCGTCAGCCCCAGGATGCCAGCTGTTGCTCCGGATAGAGCGGATACAGAGGTGCGGCAGTAGTCCAGCACGGCGGCGTTGCCCCTCACAGCTACTTCACTGATGAACTGTGGTCCCTCTCGTTTGGCTACAACTCCTGCCATCTTGGCTCTGGTCAACTTTCACAGGAAGGTTCTGCTGTTTCAGGAGAGATTTACAGTACAAAATAgctacatttaatttaataatgtaCAAATGTACAGATTTGAAACAGACCACAATGTTACGGTAAGGAGGCAGACATTGAAGTATTTACACCATGACATTCATTTCACAGGTATGGAGACTAGTTAGTTTGCAGTTAAAGATTTTATGCACAAAACCTATGAGATGATAAAATGCAGAGGACTGCTACAGATTGaacaagattgaaattgattaccttaaaatcaattccaCCTCGACCAGCTACATGAAAAAGGCTACTTACACACTACTGTGTCCATAATAAAAGCAAtagcaacaataaaaatataatgacAGATCATGACTGACAAGGGCCACTGTGCTACACAATGACTACTTtctcttttaaaaaacaaattttgcAAATAACACTTTAGTATTATACTGCAGTAATATGTTTAAGGGGAACTTGGAGTATTTCTCAtactgactgatttttttcaattagTTAGCAAGTCCATATCTAATATACATTTGAAAAACTAATTTGTTACCGACCGTACGAATTTTAGGTGGCCTACGGTTAACATGATTCAATCAATCATTTGGACAATCGATTgaccaaaaaaaagagagagagacaaaaatcgACAGAGGTCTAGATACATGAATCCCCCCCTAATATGAGCGATAAagccaaaaagaaaagctgtcaaTGAGCTTTGGTCgatgttagcttagctgctGTGCTGATCACAAAGCAACGTTCGCTAATACCGACATTTTAAAGCCTTGGAGACAAATACAACCacataaaacaccaaaaaggACACAAAAGGGGACGAGACTACACAACCCTGGGTAGTTTGACTGCACAAtaacctgttttattttaacattctTATCACCAATGGGGCTAACGGGGTAGCATTAATAGCTAGCTCTCGCTTGCTGACGGTAACGGATTATTCTCACCGGAAATAAAGGCAGGGACTCGTCGGCTCCTCACAGCGCGATTACAAAAACATAATCTGTAAGAGTAACTTCACAGACTTGAATATTAGATTGTTTTCATGGAATGTCAGCTGATATGGCATTGAAACGGCACATTCATTCCTGTTGGGATGACACTCCAAGACAAGGGTCGGCCATGCTTCTTTTCAATGCATTGTGGGAACAGCGTAAAAAAGAAGGCGACGTCGTGGTGCGTTCTCTAGAGTAGGAAATTTCACTTTACAACTTCTCGATGAACATGTCAACCAAAAGGACCTTCTCGAGGCACTGTATTTTAGCATATAGGTAAACTCATTCTCTTCTAACGCCCAgtttcagcaacaacaaaatgGTTCACAACAACCCACAGAATAAAGCTTAATTTAGTAGAATTTATAGGAAAattatttttccctctttaaaacaaaaacatcaagacAAATGTAATCATTAAATTATTgcaattcatttgttttaagtttttaatTTCTCTAAACACATAGATGCTGActttatatatttctgtttgtaatgttttaaaTCCATTAAAATTGATCATGAATGcgaaaaaaatactgaaatataaaaatgcatATGGCCCCTAACATTGAGAGCGATTACGTTCAAACTGATGTAAAACTTCCTATTTTCTACGTCAACATGAACGCAGCAGCTCTGGCTGCGCTTTGTCATGATTATATCGTACAGCTGAGTGGCAAAGTACAGTGTCATGAGTAATAATGTCTACCTATATCCTGGGTATAGACGTGGGCACCACTTCGGTAAAAGCCGTTTTATTAGAAACTGGCTCCAGGTCGGTGGCTGCGAGTCACGCTTTGACAACTACGTCAGATATAATCGACAATAGCGGGATAAAGGTGAGTGCATTCACGTGCCACACAACTTCAGTGACACTAacgctgctgtgtttgtcctgtgtgtAACCTGGCTGCGTCCCTACACCACGCAGGCGAAAGAGCAGCACACCGGCCAGATCATAGACACTTTGAACCGGTGCATCGGCCTGCTGCCCggagacaaactgcagcatgtCAGCAGCATCGGGCTGTCCGGACAGATGCACGGGGTTTTATTCTGGAAAGGGAAGGGTGGTAAGTCTGCCGctacctgcctgcctgcgtGCACAATGTGGCATTTCACAACTTGTGGTAAATTGTGTAACAACGGCTGGTCATACGTCAGTAGTctgagctgaaactgaagcagcaagAGATGGTGAGATTATTTTCGGATCCCCAAAATGTGGATGCACGTGCAAAACTCTAGTAATTCCAGTcagaatgtgtgtttatgctggCGAAGTCAAACACAAACTAACAAAGAAATATGACCGTGAAATAAAGAGAGGTTCCAGGTCAGAAGAGTCTGGGCCCCGCAGCTACTGTGGTGTCTGTTAATGGTGTGGCCCCTACATTTTCACACCCGACAGGCTGGTTAATCTCATGATCCTTACAATTGTCCCAATATTGGAGGCCCTCATCACACTTGAAGATATCAGGTTTtgctatcattattattattagtagtaatATTCTTAGGGAattactgacatttaaacatgtgtGCTATGCTGACTAATGATGGCTATGAATGAATTAGAGAATAAAGCGATTAAATTGTTTACAATATAATTGCAGATCCTCAGATGAAACTTGAGCTATTTCCAAAGAGCTCCTTTAATTAATCTGCTCCTGTCAGCAGAGGGTGGGGACcgcagacagacaacagcagtgtttttgagACTCAGTATGAACTTACATTAGCAGCATCAGGGAAGAGTGTATACCAAGAACTGTCTTCTAATGGAAGCAAAAGGTTATTCTCACTTCCCTACTGTGTGTACTTTTTATAATCACAGATCAGTTAGTAATGACTGTGATTCTTCTGGATAAAGTTGAGAAAAATCTCTCGCGCATATATGACTGTTAACAATCCCTTCTGTCTTCAGAAACTAGTCTCTAAAAATAATTTGCTGTTTGATTTGGACGACAGTTTTCATAATGTTTAACCAGACCACAGGCTTTAGAAAAACATTCACCAGTAATGGCCGTGGGGATGGGATTTGTAAGGAAGCCctcaaaaaagagagagcacagtgtgttcagactgctgAATTACATTGATTATCCAGTCTGTAATACTAATGATGACCTTtaagatgctttttaaaaatggacGGAGGAGCTTGGCAGTTAGAGGTATGCGAACATAAGAGGTTTTCTGCTCATAACTCCTCTTTTACACAGAAACGTGATTGGCCCATTGTTCCTCTTTCATAACTATGTTGCCCTCTACTGGTTGCATTCAGAACTTGATCTGAAAGTAGGTTTGTAGTCAGAAAATCTACACTACTGGTATCCaagcaaaaccaaaaccattCAATCACATGccatttattttgtcatgttttggtAAGGCTGATGTTAAGGtctgctgtatttttctgtgtctcttgcAGGTTGTGATTGGTCCAACAGGGGCTTCTTCACAGCCGGAGACACCAGTCAGCTGATCACCTGGCAGGATGGCCGCTGCAGCAGTCACTTCCTGTCGTCGCTTCCAAAGCCGGACTCACACCTTAGTGTGGCCACAGGATTCGGCTGTGCCACTATATTCTGGTACATGAGACACAGGTCAGCACGAACATTTTAAGAACCCCACGTAGAGCCCACTGCATCATTCGGCTTTTTGAGTGAATCCTAATGATGTGTGGTTTCACCGCAGGCCCGAGTTCCTTGAGGACTTCACAGTAGCGGGCACCATCCAGGACTACGTGgtgtccatgctgtgtggtTTGGATGGGTGTGTGATGACACCTCAGAATGCAGCCAGCTGGGGCTTCTTCAACACTTCCTCCAACCAGTGGAATATAGACATGTATGTTCAGTACAGAGCTTCCTGTTATAATAACACCTCACATCTGTGCTGAAGTTGTTAGCACATTTTCTTGATAAGTGACAGCAGTTCAAGTACTAAACGCATGAAAATGTTGTATGGCTTGTGCATGATTGGTGTTTAACTACAATCACTAAACACTTTTTTGCAGTTTACTGCAAACTTACGGTGTCTGAGTTGTTATGCGTAACCTGCATTTCCTAACAAgccactctgtgtgtgcatgctccaGTCTGAAGGGTGCCAGCTTCCCCTTGCACCTGCTTCCTCAGTGTGTGCCATCTGGTGGCTTGGCGGGACAGACGTGCTCTGACTGGCATGGCATCCCTGCTGGTACGCCAGTAGGAGCTGCCCTGGGAGACTTCCAGTGCTCTGTCTACTCCTGCATGAGTGCACGGACAGATGCaggtgaaacaggaagtgcagtcATCTCTCTGAGACCAGGATCACACTTGATGCAGTGAATACATTGTTCTTTGACAGTCAATGCACTTAAAACTGAAGAATGCATTATGGCAGTACCATGGCATGTTGCATAAAAAATATcctattttaaaaaaagtatacAGCAGTAAATACCCCTTAGTTAATTTGTGTttgaatgcacacagaaaacaagccaATTATACATCAAGTGTCATCCTGCCATCAGTGTCTCTTGCATGTCATGTTTGGTGCTGTTGGTTCACAAGCTTTAGATGTCAGTTTGTGTCTTTCTCCTAATGTCACAGTTCTTAACATAAGCACCTCGGCCCAGCTGACCTTCGCCATGCCAGCTGACTTCAagcctccagcttctcctcagcctgcctcctccatctcctaCTTCCCCTATTTTGAGGACTCATACTTGGCGGTGGCTGCTTCACTCAACGGAGGGAATGTGTTGGCCACTTTCGTGGAGATGCTCACTGCGTGGATGAAAGAGCTTGGTATGTATTTTTAGACACGCTAGTAGGCTTTGAGTCAGTTTTTAACAGCACTGACCACAGAGAGTTAAGAGTGCAGCTAATTGATCACAGTAGACAGATGTCAAAATGACGCAGATTATTGCCATCAAATGTGCTTCATCCAAATGTCAGTTTGCTCCTTCACATCCCTCACAGGTGCAGAGCTGAGTGATTCGTGCTTGTATGAGAAGCTGATTCACTGCGCCCTGAATCAGGAAACGAGCGACCTCAGGGTGAGTCCTACCATCCTGGGAGAGAGACACAACCCTCTCTGCCTGGGTCATGTGACCAACATCTCCCCTACCAACCTCTCTCTGGGTCATTTGACCAGGGCGCTGTGCCGCGGAGTCCTGGACAACATCACCTCCATGATGCCTGCAGAGTGTCTGCAGCAGGCGGGCGTCTGCAGGATTGTGGGCAGTGGGAGTGCTATCGCCCGCAATGAGGTGCTAAGGCAGGAAGTGGAGAAGGCGTTTCCTCAGCCAGTGGTATATGGACAAAACGCAGACTCTGCCGTCGGCGTGGCCATGGTCCTCTGTGACCTACACTGAATGAGTGATCCACAAAGGGACCCTGGTCCATTTACTGAATGGTATCACTTTGTTCAAAAAACAGAACCATAAGGCAAACTGGAATTCTGTAACATAACTGTTTTGCTCAGTGGGACTAAAAGcaaaagctgtgtttgtgaggACATGGATCAAACACCTTGTGCATCCTGTGCCTCACTATGAGaggttttgacatttttttggaCCAAAAGATCAAAGCTACCTAATAATTAACATAGAGACTCAAACTATGAATCCCTCTTCAAACATTTTGCCTCTCTGTGACTGAACAGCTATAAGGaatatgctggactccatcttAACATTAAGTTGCATATTTTTTCAGACAACATGAAGCCGCAGTAGAGTTTATAgcatgaaatatttcagcagtttGAAGTGATCAAAGATAAATGTAGGTTTTGGTGTCGGTGGAGAGCTTTTTTTCAACAGCTGCCTTTTTTGCAAAGGTGCTCATCATTCATCAGAAATGATGAAGAGCTGGTTTGTCCAGCAACCTCACTCCAGCACAATACAGTGCAGCAAAAAAACTCGAGACCAGACAGGACGACAGTCAACATTTCACGTCAACAAGAACTGAAAACCGCTTCTGTGGCAGTTCCTGCTACTGTAGTTGCCTCCAGGACCACAGTCtgccatgatgacacacacacacacacacacagagtcacaaggtgaaaacaatcacGGCTGGTTATTAGCTGTACAAGCTAACTTGGAGAAAAATCCGAGTGGATGCAGGGAGGTTCCCATCTGAACTCCCTCATCTTCATGTCACTTCTACAGTGTGTGGCTGCTGAAGGGGTtgaatcgtgtgtgtgtgtgtgtgtgtgtggtctggcTGTCTTTGGGTTACCTGGCTTCACTGCATCTAACATCGGAGATCCTGGATAACTGGCTCTGTTAACTCCTGTTCCTCCTCAGCTATGTGTCAGTCATGTGAACAAGCAGAGTTTTTAATTACAAGCCAATCACATGCAGCATCAGGAGAGCCATGACCCGAGTATTTAATATGAGATGAAATGTAACAATGACACCAGTGGGAATATGGTTATTATATATCCACCATATTATGTACAATACAATCATGCAAgtagaacagaagaagaagctacAGACACAGTAGGAATATTAACCACACAGTAAAAGGAGAGCAATAATGATAAGTGAATTATAGGTTAAGTTAAAAGTATAGCTGGTCTGTGCAGAAAATAAGGcctgaagaaagaaaatcaatgtgTGATGAGATGTATCTGGAAAAAAAGGCACTTATAATTCACTGAGCTAattaacagtgtgttttctgataAATTAGTCAATGAGAACACTTAATTTCCACTATCTACTTGAGTCTAAAAAGATGTAATACTTAAAAGTCGACACTGTCAGGGCTCCTGCGgtgaatgtaaaacaaatgtctgtGTCTACCATGAATATGGAAAACAAAGTGATTCTACTGATATCTCAAAAATCTTTATCACTGCTTTACTGTAAGCTTTTGTCCACATGGGGATCCTGAAGGAATTTAGACAGCATTTGTCCAggaagctgattggctgttttgATCTGATCTTCTGAGGTTAACCTGCTCCGGAGCAGGTTAACCGGCTGCACGGTTAACCTGCTCCGGAGCAGGTTAACCGTGCAGCCGAGGTAACCATGGTGATCTGCCTTGTTTTAAAGTGAACCAGCGTCATGACACCAGAAGACCGGAGATAAGCCCAAAGACAGCTAATACAATAATCGTCGTGAtgcaagtgattttttttccatcaagCTGTAATTTAGATGGATGATAAGTGCTCTGTCTTTGCTTCagtcttcatcttcagctttgAAAGTCTCCTGCTCGGAGTGGTTAGATGTCCTTGATGGTTGTCaatttttaatgttcattttgcTTTAAGCACTtctcagctttgtttttaagAGGGTGATCTTAATTTTATTAGCCAGTCAAGAATTTATGTTGcctctgctgatgctgtttgtcATTACTGAATGCTTGTTTCATGATCCAGCCTAGTAAGAATCATGAAGCTCAaagtaataatgaaataaagagACACATATTTTAACTGAACTTTTTGGATGGGCAAGTCAATGCTGatgtttacaaagaaaaaagttgcaTTTATGAGAAAATTTATCAGATAAGATTGGACGATCATGGCAAACCAGCATTTCACATGGAACATTTCTAGCAGCAGTGATGGCTTCATCATTTTTTGTAATGGTGAGCAAATACAGTAATAATTCTCCTTGTAAATACAGTTGTGAAAACACGTGACATCAGTGTTATTAGTATTGCCAGCCATTCATTGTAATAGATGAACATTTCATTGAAATGACCacagctgtgcatttatttttctccagaGGACCAGTTGTTCACACCTGATGTAATGTTATTATGGTACTAATAAAGCAACTCACCTTGTCTCAAATCTTGAATGTGTCTGAAAGACTGTCAGTGAGTTTTAATACTATCTTGGTCTGCTTCTTAACAGAGTCACCAGGATTATGCTTTGATGGCAGTTTTGAATGGAAGACACTATCTGTCCATACAAAGGCACACATTGAAAAGTCCAGACAGACATTGGGAATGAAGCACCAGGCTGTATAATATCAAAGATAAAATTTTAGTTGGTCTGGAGCCTATTTTGGTAACTTATTACATTAATATTAACACCATC
Above is a genomic segment from Chelmon rostratus isolate fCheRos1 chromosome 14, fCheRos1.pri, whole genome shotgun sequence containing:
- the emc6 gene encoding ER membrane protein complex subunit 6, whose translation is MAGVVAKREGPQFISEVAVRGNAAVLDYCRTSVSALSGATAGILGLTGLYGFIFYFLSAFLLSLLLILKAGRRWNKFFKSRRLLFTGGLVGGLFTYVLFWTFLYGMVHVY
- the shpk gene encoding sedoheptulokinase, producing the protein MSTYILGIDVGTTSVKAVLLETGSRSVAASHALTTTSDIIDNSGIKAKEQHTGQIIDTLNRCIGLLPGDKLQHVSSIGLSGQMHGVLFWKGKGGCDWSNRGFFTAGDTSQLITWQDGRCSSHFLSSLPKPDSHLSVATGFGCATIFWYMRHRPEFLEDFTVAGTIQDYVVSMLCGLDGCVMTPQNAASWGFFNTSSNQWNIDILKGASFPLHLLPQCVPSGGLAGQTCSDWHGIPAGTPVGAALGDFQCSVYSCMSARTDAVLNISTSAQLTFAMPADFKPPASPQPASSISYFPYFEDSYLAVAASLNGGNVLATFVEMLTAWMKELGAELSDSCLYEKLIHCALNQETSDLRVSPTILGERHNPLCLGHVTNISPTNLSLGHLTRALCRGVLDNITSMMPAECLQQAGVCRIVGSGSAIARNEVLRQEVEKAFPQPVVYGQNADSAVGVAMVLCDLH